A stretch of the Aythya fuligula isolate bAytFul2 chromosome 18, bAytFul2.pri, whole genome shotgun sequence genome encodes the following:
- the CD7 gene encoding T-cell antigen CD7: protein MLQTLPLPAASLFLLLLQFIPGLSGEENAFLEQSTDVVSVWEGDSISITCSMYNSENELGMYLRTRVPPENVLYVPKDNKPTVTKAFVDRIKYSEEGAKLTVTLLNARESDSNFYLCTRFIIRNDRHVRLDGKTTIVVVKAPVVPPLKLGINKRGAGIVEQSPLVVNIQQGQSLNITCALNSSYKDEEICLLKTHTQPEGVLCVSSQKALEIFPVFANRLEYSKEEKKLVVTLHNLQQSDNDVYVCAAVLNNSFLFSVSQRGTMVMVKGGEETAFPYSSWAYYGLIIMAVLLLSVMTCYTLYHVHMKKYFQKRKTNTVYEDMSYGSRRNTFVKPNVYNNYT from the exons ATGCTGCAGACATtgcctctcccagctgcatctctttttcttctgcttctccagtTCATCCCTGGCCTGAGTG gtgaagaaaatgcatttcttgaaCAGTCAACAGACGTTGTCAGTGTTTGGGAAGGAGACTCCATCAGCATAACTTGCTCAATGTAcaattcagaaaatgaactgGGGATGTACTTGAGGACTAGAGTACcaccagaaaatgttttatatgttcCCAAGGATAATAAACCAACTGTTACTAAAGCTTTTGTGGATCGCATCAAGTATTCAGAGGAAGGAGCAAAACTCACAGTAACTCTGCTCAATGCACGGGAATCTGATTCAAATTTCTACCTATGCACCAGGTTTATTATAAGAAATGACCGTCatgtcaggctggatgggaagACAACCATTGTAGTGGTGAAAGCTCCTGTGGTTCCACCTCTTAAGTTAGGAATTAATAAACGTGGAG CTGGAATTGTTGAACAGTCGCCGCTCGTTGTCAATATTCAACAAGGCCAGTCTCTCAACATTACCTGTGCATTGAATAGTTCATATAAAGATGAAGAGATCTGCTTGCTCAAGACTCACACGCAACCTGAAGGAGTGCTATGTGTTTCAAGTCAGAAAGCTCTAGAAATCTTTCCTGTTTTTGCTAATCGCTTGGAGTAttcaaaggaagagaagaaactaGTGGTAACTTTACACAACCTACAGCAAAGTGACAATGATGTGTATGTATGTGCTGCAGTGCTGAAcaattcctttctcttctcagtGAGCCAAAGAGGCACCATGGTGATGGTTAAAG GAGGGGAGGAGACAGCATTCCCTTATAGTTCCTGGGCCTACTATGGTCTTATCATcatggcagtgctgctgctttctgtgatgACGTGCTACACCCTGTACCATGTCCAT atgaagaaatacttccagaaaagaaaaacaaatacagtgtATGAAGATATGTCTTACGGTTCTAGACGCAACACTTTCGTCAAACCTAACGTTTACAACAATTACACTTAA
- the LOC116496733 gene encoding uncharacterized protein LOC116496733 isoform X1, with protein sequence MLPGGQMGSACFPWLSLLLLSGLALWPGIAAPTGDPAEGTKRFSPNNTRVTVYHCKDCDSKICPLSNYESFDKIGATQNGTLSNDIIQLVTTETHIIMCFQQEIKYLNEVYAIFWQTDWGIGESCGNLELGENRVHHITEEEKICCAVEAEEIQASVANLNCYVESKRTSSIYKTPDDMTPADNPTDPGSSKTIGITATFLILGVCAAALALYCVQRTRSGQGPVVVLYQIFKANGERQLSSEGAIKPNQAYESGRSQPFEASSTNETNQALMPAASF encoded by the exons ATGCTCCCAGGTGGACAGATGGGCTCTGCCTGCTTCCCGTGGCTGAGCTTGCTGCTTCTCAGTGGCCTCGCTCTGTGGCCAG gtATTGCTGCGCCAACAGGTGACCCTGCTGAAGGGACAAAACGCTTTTCCCCTAACAATACACGTGTGACAGTTTATCATTGTAAAGATTGTGACAGCAAAATTTGCCCATTATCCAATTATGAGAGCTTTGATAAAATTGGAGCAACGCAAAATGGGACATTATCAAATGACATAATTCAGTTGGTGACCACTGAAACTCACATAATTATGTGCTTTCAGCAAGAAATTAAGTATCTTAATGAAGTTTATGCCATCTTCTGGCAGACAGACTGGGGAATAGGAGAATCCTGTGGCAACCTGGAGCTTGGAG AAAATAGGGTGCATCACAtcacagaggaggagaaaatcTGCTGTGCAGTAGAGGCAGAAGAAATCCAAGCAAGCGTGGCTAACCTGAACTGCTACGTTGAAAGCAAGAGAACAAGCTCGATATACAAGACCCCTGATGATATGACTCCAG cAGATAATCCAACAGATCCAGGCAGCAGCAAGACAATTGGCATCACTGCCACTTTCCTGATTCTTGGGGTttgtgcagcagcactggcactgTATTGCGTTCAAAGAACCCGAAGTGGTCAAG GACCTGTCGTAGTGCTCTATCAGATTTTTAAAG CGAATGGAGAGAGACAGCTGTCTTCAGAAG GTGCTATAAAACCCAATCAGGCTTATGAAAGTGGAAGGTCACAGCCATTTGAAGCATCATCTACAAATGAGACAAACCAGGCCCTTATGCCAGCAGCATCCTTCTGA
- the LOC116496733 gene encoding uncharacterized protein LOC116496733 isoform X2 — MLPGGQMGSACFPWLSLLLLSGLALWPGIAAPTGDPAEGTKRFSPNNTRVTVYHCKDCDSKICPLSNYESFDKIGATQNGTLSNDIIQLVTTETHIIMCFQQEIKYLNEVYAIFWQTDWGIGESCGNLELGENRVHHITEEEKICCAVEAEEIQASVANLNCYVESKRTSSIYKTPDDMTPDNPTDPGSSKTIGITATFLILGVCAAALALYCVQRTRSGQGPVVVLYQIFKANGERQLSSEGAIKPNQAYESGRSQPFEASSTNETNQALMPAASF; from the exons ATGCTCCCAGGTGGACAGATGGGCTCTGCCTGCTTCCCGTGGCTGAGCTTGCTGCTTCTCAGTGGCCTCGCTCTGTGGCCAG gtATTGCTGCGCCAACAGGTGACCCTGCTGAAGGGACAAAACGCTTTTCCCCTAACAATACACGTGTGACAGTTTATCATTGTAAAGATTGTGACAGCAAAATTTGCCCATTATCCAATTATGAGAGCTTTGATAAAATTGGAGCAACGCAAAATGGGACATTATCAAATGACATAATTCAGTTGGTGACCACTGAAACTCACATAATTATGTGCTTTCAGCAAGAAATTAAGTATCTTAATGAAGTTTATGCCATCTTCTGGCAGACAGACTGGGGAATAGGAGAATCCTGTGGCAACCTGGAGCTTGGAG AAAATAGGGTGCATCACAtcacagaggaggagaaaatcTGCTGTGCAGTAGAGGCAGAAGAAATCCAAGCAAGCGTGGCTAACCTGAACTGCTACGTTGAAAGCAAGAGAACAAGCTCGATATACAAGACCCCTGATGATATGACTCCAG ATAATCCAACAGATCCAGGCAGCAGCAAGACAATTGGCATCACTGCCACTTTCCTGATTCTTGGGGTttgtgcagcagcactggcactgTATTGCGTTCAAAGAACCCGAAGTGGTCAAG GACCTGTCGTAGTGCTCTATCAGATTTTTAAAG CGAATGGAGAGAGACAGCTGTCTTCAGAAG GTGCTATAAAACCCAATCAGGCTTATGAAAGTGGAAGGTCACAGCCATTTGAAGCATCATCTACAAATGAGACAAACCAGGCCCTTATGCCAGCAGCATCCTTCTGA
- the LOC116496733 gene encoding uncharacterized protein LOC116496733 isoform X3, whose protein sequence is MLPGGQMGSACFPWLSLLLLSGLALWPGIAAPTGDPAEGTKRFSPNNTRVTVYHCKDCDSKICPLSNYESFDKIGATQNGTLSNDIIQLVTTETHIIMCFQQEIKYLNEVYAIFWQTDWGIGESCGNLELGENRVHHITEEEKICCAVEAEEIQASVANLNCYVESKRTSSIYKTPDDMTPADNPTDPGSSKTIGITATFLILGVCAAALALYCVQRTRSGQGPVVVLYQIFKGAIKPNQAYESGRSQPFEASSTNETNQALMPAASF, encoded by the exons ATGCTCCCAGGTGGACAGATGGGCTCTGCCTGCTTCCCGTGGCTGAGCTTGCTGCTTCTCAGTGGCCTCGCTCTGTGGCCAG gtATTGCTGCGCCAACAGGTGACCCTGCTGAAGGGACAAAACGCTTTTCCCCTAACAATACACGTGTGACAGTTTATCATTGTAAAGATTGTGACAGCAAAATTTGCCCATTATCCAATTATGAGAGCTTTGATAAAATTGGAGCAACGCAAAATGGGACATTATCAAATGACATAATTCAGTTGGTGACCACTGAAACTCACATAATTATGTGCTTTCAGCAAGAAATTAAGTATCTTAATGAAGTTTATGCCATCTTCTGGCAGACAGACTGGGGAATAGGAGAATCCTGTGGCAACCTGGAGCTTGGAG AAAATAGGGTGCATCACAtcacagaggaggagaaaatcTGCTGTGCAGTAGAGGCAGAAGAAATCCAAGCAAGCGTGGCTAACCTGAACTGCTACGTTGAAAGCAAGAGAACAAGCTCGATATACAAGACCCCTGATGATATGACTCCAG cAGATAATCCAACAGATCCAGGCAGCAGCAAGACAATTGGCATCACTGCCACTTTCCTGATTCTTGGGGTttgtgcagcagcactggcactgTATTGCGTTCAAAGAACCCGAAGTGGTCAAG GACCTGTCGTAGTGCTCTATCAGATTTTTAAAG GTGCTATAAAACCCAATCAGGCTTATGAAAGTGGAAGGTCACAGCCATTTGAAGCATCATCTACAAATGAGACAAACCAGGCCCTTATGCCAGCAGCATCCTTCTGA